One Candidatus Chazhemtobacterium aquaticus genomic window, GTGCACCTTGCGCAGTTGTGGATTAGTCACATGGGTATATACCTGAGTCGTGCTTACATTCTTGTGTCCCAACATCTCCTGAACCGAACGCAAATCTGCTCCGTTTTGCAGCAAGGTTGTCGCAAAAGAGTGCCTAACCACATGAGGGCTTACTTTAATCGGTAACTTTGCCGACCTTCGATACTTCTCAACAATTCTCTGTATAGTCCTAACCGATAACCTCATCTGTTCACCAGCAGTCGCTGGATCCGCCTTAGTTCCCGAATACCGAATCCACACCGGCCGCCAATGATCGTCTCTAGCCACTAAAAATCTCTCTAACCACTTAGCTGCTCGTTCACTTAAAAAAACCACTCTTACTCTTCTTCCTTTACCCACCACCCCAAACTCTCGACTCTTAATATCAATATCCTCTCTATTTAATTTAGCCAGTTCACTAACCCGCAAACCAGTTGAAAACAACACCTCCAGTATCGCCTTATCTCGCAATCCTTCAGGCTCTGATGTCAGCGGCTGGTCAAGCAGTCTCTCAATCTGTTCACGGCTCAAAAACCTAATTCTTCGACCCTCAGCCTTAGGCAGCTCTACCTTCTCAGGAGACAAGCTCTTAATCCCTTTCTTACTTAAGTACTTTAAAAAAGCTCGTAGAGCAATTACGTGATAACTCTGCGTTGTTCTTGACAAGGTCTGGCCCTTCTCATCCTCATAACGACTCAACCACAATCGATAGCTTCTAACCATCTCAGCCGTTAAGCGATTAACATATTCCTGCTCGTATTTTTTTTCAAACCACTTCCTAAATCGAGTCAAGTAAAACCTATAGTTTCTTAACGTATATTTTGAGTAATTCCGTTCAACCTCAAGGTGGGCGATAAACCGATTAATTAATTTTTTTAATTCAAAATCTTCTTTTGTTTTCTTTGTCTGTTTCATCACTAGGGTAGGGGAGACCCTTGATAATTTCTAGCACACCTGTCGCCACAAATCAACAATGTGCGACACTATGCTTGGTTACAAACAGCAGCTTGAGGCATATAATCTTTATTTATGAAAACAAAACTACTAGGCTTCTACAAACTCACCCGTGTCAATGATTTTTTTGCCCAATCATTCGCCACTGTCAGCTTAATGACTACTTTTATTGAGGGGACCATCAACCCTTTTACCTTTACCCACCTTTTTTTAACAAATCTCTTTATCACTGCTTTTTCCTTCGCTATCAATGATCTTGAGGATGCACCCGATGACGCTCTAGACCCCAAAAAACGCTTAAGAAACCCCATCAGCGCAAAACTAATCACCCGCTCTCAAGGTCTTGTTTTTACCACTCTTCTAGCTATTATCTCAATTCTCCTAGTCTGGCCATTTGGCAAACTAGCCAGAATAATTGCACTGACCTGCCTCCTATTGGGCTTTCTATACTCATATAAATCAGTCAGGCTTAAATCCATGCCTATCATTGACCTAGTCTCCCACGGTCTCTTTTTAGGTACAGCCCAGATCCTCATTACCGCCATTGGCTTTGGCCTTGAACTAAATCCCAAGATCTACCTGGTAGCTCTAATCGCCTTTAGTTTCTCCGTTCTTTCCGATTTCTACAGCGAAATCAGAGACTACAAGGTCGATCGCCTTTCAAACATCAACAATACTGCCTCCATCGTTAATGTCGACGGTATAAAAAACAAAACTCATTACTTCCATGTCATCCCCGCCATCCTTATTACCCTCCTCTTACTATCCAATTTCTCAGGACAATTCCAAATCATCCTGCTAGGATTAGCCTTAATCTTCGCCTTTTTCTACCTTATTTCCTCTGAACAATTCAGGCACAAGATTGCCCACCAGTACTTCAAGGTCGTACTAGTAGCTACAGGCACCATTCTGATTGCAGTCCACAGCTTCCAATATTTCTAATTTTTTATTTTCTAAGTCGTCAAAATTCTCCCTATCTTCAATAGGGGAGAGGGGAGTCTTCTGCCCATATTCCCTTTAAATATCCAATAAAGACTCAAAGGGTTATATATCCCATAATATATAAACGATATTTTTCGCCTATGTGGTTAAAGAAACAAGAAAATTAAAAACTAACTAATCATTTATCCACCATAAATTACATAAACAATCCTTACTTACCTAGTTTGCCTATCTATATCATTAATATCTAAGCGTTCACATTTCCAAATCATATCTATAGTCGAATAGGCTAGTCATGAAATTAAGAAGGATATGATCAAGACAACAGCCAACACTCCTTATCATCCGCACACAAACGACCTTAAAGCCACCACTACACTCGACAACCACACTCTGGCAATAAACAACACAACTCGTACAGTCCTAGCCTCAAAAAGCATGGCCTACATGCCTACGACCGCTTCTAATGCCTTCAGAAGGCTTTCCAGACACATGCAAGCTATCTCATTACCTCGAGAATACATTGATATATAGGCATTTTAGGCAAAATGGCTTAATCAGATAATATCCAATTACTGATGTAAGAAAACTCAAAAATCCTTTCGGGTTTTTATTCAAAAAGGCGAACCAGGCACAAAGCCATAACTAGTGGCACAAAAACCGGGGAGTATAGTCATGCTTGTTAAGACCGAAAATCTTTCGGGTTTTTATTCAATCCATCGTTGGGGACTACTTGGCACTTCTCCACCACCTTTGCACCACACCATGTCGTAAAAGTAACATTGTACGACACAATCTCCTAGTCCGAAACGACTCTCGAACAAGTAGGGAAGTGAAGATGTATGTCCATCAAAAATATCCACGACACAAACCAACAACTAAATATTTATCTAACAAAACAAGGCTAATCTCCCCCCAGATGACCTAAGGCTCTTACCTTCTATATCCCGTGGAAATCGTGAAAAAATACCTATAGTTTTCCACATATCGATCAAACTGTATCAATTAAGGCTAAATTATCTACCCTTAGACTCCTCTCTCCCCCTCAAGATCTAGTGCCATAAATTTTTTGTATTGCTAGCCTCAAATCATGGCTAAATCAACAAGACCGGACAAGCCTGCTGTACTGTAATGTTATAGGATAATTACAATTCCCGCATAGACTATAGGTCTTCCCTACTCCATACCCGCGTCCTAAAAAAATTAACGCCAACTTGTAATATAAAAACTTGCCAAAAGCACCATCACCGCCACAGCCACATACTCATTCATTTGATTTTTAAACAACCTCCCCGAAAGGTACTGCTGTGACAAACCTAACACCACATACATCACTGTCACCAGCATTAAGGCCGCCGTCAATCCCTCAACCGGCCAGAAAGCAAGAGCCAAAGCCGCCTCAGCCACGATTAATGCGCCGACCAATGAATAAAGCCAAACCCGTCTACTTAACCCTTCCTTTAGTTGCATCGACCAGTTGCCCTGCAAGAAAAGAGGCAGAGACATACCACCCGCCAACAACGACAAAGCCCAGAATGGCAACTTAAATGAAACCAACGCATGAAACAAAAACAATCCCACTAACAAGGTCAACAAAAAACCTACCGCATGAGCTGCTCTCAACAGCTGAATCGTCCGTATTGCCGCCACACTAAAAATATTCTCAGTTAAATAAATAGCATAGTAACCCAGGCCAAATCCGACCCAAAACAACGCCCGAATCAAACTCGCCACCAACCTCGCTACATCAGCCTCAAGTCGTTGACCCAAAATCCGTGGTACCGACTCAGGCAAAAACAAAGAAAACAAACCCGCCCCAAGGGTGTAAAACACCGGCAAAATAATAATCGTAATCCACTCAACCCCTTTTAAATCTTCAAAAAGCACCCACACAGACAACAAATAAGACAAAACCACTGCCACAATAATTACCTGCAACCTATGTTCTGGCACTACAAACTGCATTGCCCACAATAACAACGCCATCAAACCAGAAGCTAAAACAAACTTAAACCGTTTAGTCATTACTACCCTCTAGCTTAAGCCAAATTACTCCAGACCTCAACCACATCATCATGTTCATCCAAAGTCTCAATCAGTCTCTCAGCTGCATCCTTATCCTTACCCTCAAGCGTTATCTTAGGTGTTGGCTCAATTGTTTTTAAATAAGCAACCGACCCAGGCGCACCCAAACTTCCCCCATTCTTATCAAATATATTTTTAATCTCTGCTGATGTCCTGTTCCGATTATCAGTTAATACCTTCACAATCACTCCTACACCACCCACTCCATAACCCTCATACACAATCTCCTCCATCTTCCCCTCACTCCCCTTTCCCAATCCCCGATCAATCGCTCTTCTAATGTTGTCATTGGGCATATTAGCTTCCCTAGCTTTATCAATTGCCAATCGCAGCGTCGGATTAATCGCAGGATCACCACTGTTTCCTTCCTTTACCGCAATCGTGATCATTCGAGCAACTTTTGTGAACGTTTTACCTCTCTTGGCATCAACAACTGCCTTCTTGTGTTTAATAGTTGACCATTTACTGTGTCCTGACATGCCCAGTATTATAGCACCTCAACAATTAACCCTTGACGTCATCTCCACAATCATTTACATTTTCCTTCAGCTTATGAATCCTAACCTGCCAGACCTTATCAACAAATCTATCAAGGCAGCCCTTTCTCAATCCTGGACCGAAGCCATCGATCTCAATCTTCACATTCTCCAGCACAAACCCAACGACATCCCCACCCTTAATCGTTTAGCCAAAGCCTACGAAAAATCATATGAGCCAGACAAGGCTAAAAAAACCTACCAAAAAGTCCTAAAACTTGACCGCTTTAACAACATTGCCATCTCCAACCTCTCTCGTATTAAAAAGTCTCCACCTCGTACTCCATCATCAGACATCACCAACTCACATCCTCAAAAAACATTCAGCTTCATTGAGGAACCAGGTAAAACGAAAACTGCTTCATTAACCAAACTAGCCCCAAAGCAAGTCATCAACTCTCTTGATACTTCACAGGTAGTCATTTTAAAGCCTTACAGGCGCCGTATCAGTGTTTTCACTACGCAAGGCACCTGCATCGGCTCACTTCCTGACGATCTATCCCGCTATTTACTCCGCCTTATCAAACTCGGCAACAAATACGAAGCTGCCATCAGAAATATCTCCCGCTCTCAAATAGAAATCTTTATCAGAGAAATCCATAAATCAAAACGTCTCAAAGGTCTTCCCTCATTTCCTTTAAAAGACACCAAAAACTATTTTGCTCTTCTCCCCACTGACCCCATCGCCGAAGTTCCTCTCGAACTACCCGAGTCAGAGACTTAAAAAAACCTCCCCGTTTCATCACTATCCCTATCTGTACCTTTCCGCCCACTCCTTTCCTATTACCACCCTCACATCACCACCCACCCTATTCCCAGTTCTCTCTCCACAACCCATCTGTCTTTCAAGCCAATCAATACTCACAGACTCACTCTCACCCCCGCTCTCGTACCAACACAAACCATCCTCAACCTCAGCCGTATCTACCAACACCACCACTCCTCCAGCCGACTTAATCATCTGCTCCACCAATCTAGCCATACCCGGCTCACCGCTTGCGTTTATCACCTCAAAACTTAAACTTTCAGCCAGTATCGCCGGACTTGCCCATAACCCTTCCATCCATGCCCATAATCCTCCTTTATCTACCCTTACCTCAGTCTGGCCATCTGGAGTTACCTTCATACTTGTCAATCTCGACGGGATCCGCAAACTCTCCCTTTGATCATCTCTTAACTCGTTCCATGCCTTAACTGTACTAAAACTATCCCACTTGCTCTCCGCCATTCCAGACCAAACTCTACTCCATTCAAAAGCTGCATCACCTCGCCAAACCGCATCAATCTTAACCCCCATCCAACTCTCTAAACTTCGCCTTACCATCTCCTCCGGTCTTCCCTCACTCTCACCAAATCGCCATAAAGATTTTACCTTTAACTCACCCTGGGTACCCACCAAAGGAACCATCACCTCGCCAGGAATGACCACCTCAACCGCTCTCTTAGCCCTTGAATTAACCCCTACCACCCTTATCCACTCATCCTCAACTACTGCAGTAATATAAAAACGATTCTCACCCCACTTTGACCTACCCTTCTCAAACACCAACCACCCAAACACTAGTATCGACAATATCAATACGGTAGCCATCAACCACCACCCACTCCTTCCTGAATTACTCTTTCCCCTACCATAATCACGCCTCATCCTTTCACTCTACCAGAACCTACACCCCTCTATCAAACCATATCAAAATCTACCAACACTTTCTCAAGATCAGCGGGTAATTCAGCCTTAATCACCATTCTCTCTCCACTTCGCGGATGGTTAAACTCAATTATTTCCGCATGCAAAAAATGTCGAGACAATATCTCGCGATCAACCTTTGCTTTCTTACCCAAATACATCAAATCGGCAAATAAAGGATGTTTCAAGTGCTTCATATGAACTCGTATCTGATGTGTTCGACCAGTTTTCGGCCACAATCTCACTAAGCTATATCTACCACCCTCTTTAGTTAGCAGTTTTATCACCTGCCACCTCGTCTCCGCCTGCTTACCCTCATAATTCACCTTCCTTTTTTCTCGACAAAGCGCATCTCTGGCAATTGGTAGTCGTATCACCCCCTCATTTGGTTCCAGCCAACCGTGTACTAAAGCCACGTAACTTTTTTTTGTTTCTCTAGCCTTAAATTGGCGCATCAATTCCTTTAAACTCTCCTCATTTTTAGCTATCAACAAACAACCACTTGTCTCCTTATCCAATCGATGTGCTAATCCACCCCTAGCCCGCATCAACTCACCCGTAGCCTCACCAATCCCTAGTTTATCTACTGCCCAATCCTGCACTGTTGTTCCAGCCGTCTCACTCCTATTTACCACGATTCCCGCCGGCTTGTTTATCACCAGCAAATCATTATCCTCATACAAAACCGGAATCTCAAGCTTCTTTATTTTCATTAACCTGCTTATTTCTAAATCGCCAATAATCCATCAGCATTATCCCAAGCCCAGCGCTAATATACAAATCAGCCAGGTTAATCCACAAACCCACAAACTCCAAGTTTATCCAATCAATCACCCGTCCATAAGCAAAACGATCAATCAGGTTAGCCACTCCACCCAAAATTATCACTCTCTCCCCTACCCGACTCTCATCTTTAAGTCTCAGCCACCACCAACATAAACAGACAAATACCAATATCCACCACCAATCAGTCCCAAACTGCCACCCAAAAGACACCCCCGTATTTTCAACATACTCTCCCCTACTCCAAAACCAACGCTTGCTTAAAAAATCAACCAGCAACAATACCAAACCAAAACTATTTAAGCTTAGCAGACTCCATTTTTTTCTCACACTCAACACAATACTCAGCTGTTGGATTAATAGCTAACCTATCAGTATCAATAAGCTTGCCACATCTAGCACAAGTACCATAACTACCCACCTTAATCCTTGTTAAAGCCTTCCTGATATTAATCAAGCCCTTATCCACCTCCAGCTTAATTGCCTGGACTCGCTCATGCCCCATCTGTTCAGCTACCTCAGTATCAACTGCTGCATTGTTATCAACCCTATCTGTATCAGAAAACGGATCCTCCTTTGTCAACGATTTCTTCTGCCTCTTTAATCTCTTTTCCTCATTAAGAAGATAGTCCTTAATTGGTTTTAACACCCACGAAGGAAACCTAACCACTTGTCTAACCTTGCTTTTAATTTCAGCCATTATCCTAGTTTACACCACCCTCCTACTTTTTAAAAGTTTCTTGCCTACCCTTTCTTCGCTTTAACCTTGATATATCCTCCCAAAATCTTCTTCCTGATCTTTGATATATTCCTACCACTCCAATGCCTATTAATAATAACCCCATGACCATATCTAAGGCCACTCCAAACACCTGGGTCTGCTCACCCCTAAACAAACTCGCCATAGAAAAACTCAAACCCAAAAACACCAACCAACCAAACCATAGAAATCCAGTTCTGGCCGCAACCCTTCCCGCTCGATACCATGACAAAGTCCTGTACTCTCCCTCCATCCTCCACCACCACAAGAAAAAGACGCTGCTAATAACTAACATGATCAGTTGAACCGGTACCAATTTCATTTCATAACCCGGAAAATTAACACCCCACCAACCCTGTGTCTCAGCCCCTAAATAACTTCCGTTCAAAAATGCCGCTAAAAAACCCCACGGCAAAGCTGCCGCCACACCCAAACTTACATAATCAAGCCACAAAAAAACATCCTCTTCACTGTCTCTCAATCTCCACCACAGATACCCTACCCCCGCAATCAACCCACCCCACCAACACAACCCCACATAATTACTCAGCCACAACCACTTAAGTAAGCTAAAACCAAACTCACCAAAATGAGTCAGGATGTACCCAACTCTAGCCCCCACCAAACCCCAAAACAAACTCATAAATGCACTGTCCAGAAAAAACTTATCCTCAACATGAGACTCCTTCGCCTTTTTCCACGCCACGAACAGACCCATCAGTACACCAATCACTAGCATCAATCCCATACTAGATATCTCAACTCTTCCTACTTTAAGTATCACTGGTAGCATGTTCCTATCATAAAACACCCAGCCAATAAAACCAAATCACTCCCCTACTCTATTTCATCACTATTTTGCTATACTCGAAAAAGACCCTCAAGTTATGTTATCCGTTACCCACGCCACCACAGCCGCCTTTATTACCACCAAGATTCCCTATCCTATTATCTCCATTCCCCTTGCCCTAGGCTCACATTATCTTGAAGACTATATTAAACACTGGGATGTTGGTCAGGGTATCAGTAATGGCCACAAAACCAAAAAAAACGCCTTCTATCAAGAACTTTTTCTAGATTTTCCTCTCTCTATTCTCATCGTCTACCTTTTTTTCCAATATGGTCAGCCTTTCAGTATCTGGCCATGGGTTGGCTGGTTTATTGGCCTCCTTCCCGATTTTGTAGAATTCCCAAGAAACTTTCTTAACTTTGAACCAGTCTTCTTAAAACCCTTCAACAACTTTCATCACCGCTTCCACAACTCAATCCCAGATAAACTACCAGGCCTTATCCCTCAAATTCTCATCATCATCGCCATCTACTTCTTACGATAGTCCCCTTCTCTAGAAAAAACTTTTTTCAAAGCTATCCTTAACTAACCCTGGACACATAGCTAGTGGTTGCTGTATTTACCTTGACGGTGTCTCCGGTCTTGATAAACAAGGGTACCTGGATTACCAACCCGCTTTCCAACGTCGCCGGCTTGTATACATTGGTAGCACTATTCCCCTTAATCCAAGGCTCAGTCTCGACCACCTTCATCTCCACTGACGGCGGTAACTCTACTCCCAAAACTTTCTCCTCCCAGCTCACCATCCATACATTCTTACCCTCCACCAAATACTCTAGATCATCGCCCAACACCTCTTTTTTAATCTCAATCTGCTCATAACTAGAAGGATCCATAAAGTAAGCTTTTTCCTCGTCGCTGTACAAATACTGCATCTCGGTTTTGGTTAAATCAGCGCTCTCTACCCTTCCCCCTGACAAGTATGATTTATTAATAATCGCCCCAGTCATCAAGTTTCTCGCTTTCACCTTGATATTAGCCTTCCCTCTTCCCATTTTATGAAAATCAAAACTCATCACCCTATACGGCTGACCATCATCATCTACATAAGTCACCCCCATCTTTAATTTGTTTACATCGATTGTTGCCATAGCCATTCAATATGCTAATCAATAATAGTGCCTGGAGTGGGAATCGAACCCACAAGGAGTTGCCTCCACAGGTTTTTGAGACCTGCGCGTATACCGGTTCCGCCATCCAGGCAGACTAAAAAGACTTAAAGGTTGTTAAAAAAACCAAAAGCACTTTTACTCACCCCCCAATTTTAACTCAAAAATCAATCTTTAGCCATCAATTGGACCTTTTTCTATCCACCCCAAAAAAGCTGATCCGATCACCTCTAAATCTTAAGTCAATCGTTTTTAATGGACCATTCCTGTGTTTGGCAATATTTAACTTGTAAGTTTCCAGATCCTCATCACTTTCCCTATATAAGAACATCACCACATCAGCATCCTGCTCAATGCTTCCAGACTCCCTCAAATCAGATAGTTGAGGTACCTTAGTTCCTCTCTGCTCAATT contains:
- the efp gene encoding elongation factor P, yielding MAMATIDVNKLKMGVTYVDDDGQPYRVMSFDFHKMGRGKANIKVKARNLMTGAIINKSYLSGGRVESADLTKTEMQYLYSDEEKAYFMDPSSYEQIEIKKEVLGDDLEYLVEGKNVWMVSWEEKVLGVELPPSVEMKVVETEPWIKGNSATNVYKPATLESGLVIQVPLFIKTGDTVKVNTATTSYVSRVS
- a CDS encoding prolipoprotein diacylglyceryl transferase family protein encodes the protein MLPVILKVGRVEISSMGLMLVIGVLMGLFVAWKKAKESHVEDKFFLDSAFMSLFWGLVGARVGYILTHFGEFGFSLLKWLWLSNYVGLCWWGGLIAGVGYLWWRLRDSEEDVFLWLDYVSLGVAAALPWGFLAAFLNGSYLGAETQGWWGVNFPGYEMKLVPVQLIMLVISSVFFLWWWRMEGEYRTLSWYRAGRVAARTGFLWFGWLVFLGLSFSMASLFRGEQTQVFGVALDMVMGLLLIGIGVVGIYQRSGRRFWEDISRLKRRKGRQETFKK
- a CDS encoding TraR/DksA family transcriptional regulator; the encoded protein is MAEIKSKVRQVVRFPSWVLKPIKDYLLNEEKRLKRQKKSLTKEDPFSDTDRVDNNAAVDTEVAEQMGHERVQAIKLEVDKGLINIRKALTRIKVGSYGTCARCGKLIDTDRLAINPTAEYCVECEKKMESAKLK
- a CDS encoding YebC/PmpR family DNA-binding transcriptional regulator, giving the protein MSGHSKWSTIKHKKAVVDAKRGKTFTKVARMITIAVKEGNSGDPAINPTLRLAIDKAREANMPNDNIRRAIDRGLGKGSEGKMEEIVYEGYGVGGVGVIVKVLTDNRNRTSAEIKNIFDKNGGSLGAPGSVAYLKTIEPTPKITLEGKDKDAAERLIETLDEHDDVVEVWSNLA
- a CDS encoding LytR C-terminal domain-containing protein: MRRDYGRGKSNSGRSGWWLMATVLILSILVFGWLVFEKGRSKWGENRFYITAVVEDEWIRVVGVNSRAKRAVEVVIPGEVMVPLVGTQGELKVKSLWRFGESEGRPEEMVRRSLESWMGVKIDAVWRGDAAFEWSRVWSGMAESKWDSFSTVKAWNELRDDQRESLRIPSRLTSMKVTPDGQTEVRVDKGGLWAWMEGLWASPAILAESLSFEVINASGEPGMARLVEQMIKSAGGVVVLVDTAEVEDGLCWYESGGESESVSIDWLERQMGCGERTGNRVGGDVRVVIGKEWAERYR
- a CDS encoding tyrosine-type recombinase/integrase, with the translated sequence MKQTKKTKEDFELKKLINRFIAHLEVERNYSKYTLRNYRFYLTRFRKWFEKKYEQEYVNRLTAEMVRSYRLWLSRYEDEKGQTLSRTTQSYHVIALRAFLKYLSKKGIKSLSPEKVELPKAEGRRIRFLSREQIERLLDQPLTSEPEGLRDKAILEVLFSTGLRVSELAKLNREDIDIKSREFGVVGKGRRVRVVFLSERAAKWLERFLVARDDHWRPVWIRYSGTKADPATAGEQMRLSVRTIQRIVEKYRRSAKLPIKVSPHVVRHSFATTLLQNGADLRSVQEMLGHKNVSTTQVYTHVTNPQLRKVHERFLK
- a CDS encoding UbiA family prenyltransferase; this encodes MKTKLLGFYKLTRVNDFFAQSFATVSLMTTFIEGTINPFTFTHLFLTNLFITAFSFAINDLEDAPDDALDPKKRLRNPISAKLITRSQGLVFTTLLAIISILLVWPFGKLARIIALTCLLLGFLYSYKSVRLKSMPIIDLVSHGLFLGTAQILITAIGFGLELNPKIYLVALIAFSFSVLSDFYSEIRDYKVDRLSNINNTASIVNVDGIKNKTHYFHVIPAILITLLLLSNFSGQFQIILLGLALIFAFFYLISSEQFRHKIAHQYFKVVLVATGTILIAVHSFQYF
- a CDS encoding signal peptidase II produces the protein MRKKWSLLSLNSFGLVLLLVDFLSKRWFWSRGEYVENTGVSFGWQFGTDWWWILVFVCLCWWWLRLKDESRVGERVIILGGVANLIDRFAYGRVIDWINLEFVGLWINLADLYISAGLGIMLMDYWRFRNKQVNENKEA
- a CDS encoding tetratricopeptide repeat protein; this translates as MPSIIAPQQLTLDVISTIIYIFLQLMNPNLPDLINKSIKAALSQSWTEAIDLNLHILQHKPNDIPTLNRLAKAYEKSYEPDKAKKTYQKVLKLDRFNNIAISNLSRIKKSPPRTPSSDITNSHPQKTFSFIEEPGKTKTASLTKLAPKQVINSLDTSQVVILKPYRRRISVFTTQGTCIGSLPDDLSRYLLRLIKLGNKYEAAIRNISRSQIEIFIREIHKSKRLKGLPSFPLKDTKNYFALLPTDPIAEVPLELPESET
- a CDS encoding RluA family pseudouridine synthase, encoding MKIKKLEIPVLYEDNDLLVINKPAGIVVNRSETAGTTVQDWAVDKLGIGEATGELMRARGGLAHRLDKETSGCLLIAKNEESLKELMRQFKARETKKSYVALVHGWLEPNEGVIRLPIARDALCREKRKVNYEGKQAETRWQVIKLLTKEGGRYSLVRLWPKTGRTHQIRVHMKHLKHPLFADLMYLGKKAKVDREILSRHFLHAEIIEFNHPRSGERMVIKAELPADLEKVLVDFDMV